One window of Micropterus dolomieu isolate WLL.071019.BEF.003 ecotype Adirondacks linkage group LG13, ASM2129224v1, whole genome shotgun sequence genomic DNA carries:
- the rab11fip1b gene encoding rab11 family-interacting protein 1 isoform X1, giving the protein MSLADQQWCPTSVQVTVLQARGLRIKGKSGTNDAYAVMQVGKEKYQTSVVEKSVAPVWREEAAFDLPSLQQGGGGGTERSTLHVHVLHRALVGPDKLLGQAVINLLQLSEDKTRNKTEWFKLLDKTSKADKDRGEVLVDIQFLRNNMTASMFDLSAAGKSKSRLGKFKDKVRGKKKETDAASTGMASFSQVLTDSEEEGNGDDEVPAGKDEKKKKLKMKSLFSPKSNLQKTMSQSMSVLPAKNSSLSGSQSSGLNVDSSEGKKKFKFMIHKHIGSSDSKESSSGHQKHGAAEQSNLCINGSHVYCEEPQSRASRIGSNFSLTSSGHGSMEDVPESSPPSVHSLRAVRQYSPWTEEEEETTEVENIEEDVGELRREEEERIGMEEERRTKEEEEERVRKQDEELERFTEEKKRQEEEKRAEEERVKGEEEERIRRQEEERTQAERRRREEEERVRREEERERLAEENRRLEEQEMRRIEEEEKRLREEGERLRMEEEARMRQEEEHKLAEEKRRLEEKIRIEEEKVRQEERAQEERRREEMVRRQEKELEEKRILEEQERQRKEEEIIKEKERRQEEEKARRERDEYERLVEEKRKLEEEESKKIEEEEERRRVEEEKRAKEEERVRRQEEEREKLAEQKRILEEQERRRIEDEEKRQRAERISKEEERRRKEEERIRRQEKEEVERLAEEKRRREEEERRTEERVKREEEERIRKEEEERRREEEERVRKENEEMERLAEEKRRLEEQEMKRTEEEERARREEKAERESKEEQARKLEKEKFVGEKRRENETKHKAAEMKSKVAVESPADVTSTNPFDENLISNNPFEEIHSSPAGPDSSTAKVPTVRQRCQSAESSVGSKTVSTDEKDLISSQWEKRPAPQPPGRNQAERQSQKEQDGTTPHLAKINKHSKGKDVKTISVLPQRSVQIIAPVSRSPTETKNTQSLPQSSTTEGTTNVAKHSKRPAPSRPRSVEEGPSSEPKTALSSDGKIFHECGSEAKQQTTVYGLNPFEDDEDDNELTANDDTTTSGKTGSVQGPPAVSQGADKGAASQTKIKSSKVARAPPLPTTKAATSSTLISQNTEESHVLDETGVMVPDNRITDACVPESISPLHVQESPSAGEEASGKKGGPPTGSRRLQPVKPLNPLEQQSVSVVGGEKDNKSTGILCGDQQNTKANDTGPKGPYSQLTQEELISLVLKQKKQLSERDKKISELEQYIDNLLVRVIEEQPSILMSMNSLKKSA; this is encoded by the exons ATGGTTTAAGTTGCTGGACAAAACTAGCAAGGCAGACAAGGACAGAGGAGAGGTGCTTGTGGACATCCAGTTCCTAAGAAACAACATGACCGCCAGCATGTTTGACCTTTCTGCTGCCGGCAAATCAAAATCTCGCCTGGGAAAGTTCAAGGACAAGGTTCGTGGcaagaaaaaggaaacagatGCTGCGTCTACCGGGATGGCATCCTTCAGTCAGGTTCTGACAGACAGCGAGGAGGAGGGTAATGGGGACGATGAGGTACCAGCGGGCAAGGAcgagaaaaagaagaagctcAAGATGAAGTCTTTGTTTTCTCCCAAGTCTAACCTGCAGAAGACCATGTCCCAGTCCATGTCTGTTCTACCTGCCAAGAACTCCTCACTGAGCGGCAGCCAGTCATCTGGTCTAAATGTGGATTCCTCTGAGG GTAAAAAGAAGTTCAAGTTCATGATACATAAACACATCGGCAGCTCAGACAGCAAAGAGTCCTCCTCTGGTCACCAAAAACATGGCGCTGCAGAACAGAGTAACTTGTGCATCAATGGCAGTCATGTATACTGCGAAGAGCCGCAGTCCCGGGCCTCTCGCATCGGCTCAAACTTCAGTCTGACCAGTTCAGGCCATGGATCAATGGAAGACGTCCCTGAAAGCTCTCCTCCATCTGTTCATTCACTAAGGGCAGTGAGGCAATATTCACCCTggacggaggaggaggaagagacgACTGAAGTAGAAAATATAGAAGAGGATGTTGGTGAACTaagaagggaggaagaggagaggattgggatggaggaggagaggaggacaaaagaagaggaagaggagagggttAGGAAACAAGACGAAGAGCTTGAGAGGTTTactgaggagaagaaaagacaagaggaagaaaaaagggCTGAAGAAGAGAGAGTtaaaggggaggaagaggaaaggatTAGGAGGCAGGAAGAAGAGAGAACtcaggcagagaggaggagacgagaggaagaggagagggtaaggagagaagaagaacgTGAAAGATTAGCAGAGGAAAATAGGAGACTAGAGGAACAAGAAATGAGGAGAAttgaggaagaagagaaaaggctAAGAGAGGAAGGGGAAAGGCTCAGGATGGAGGAGGAAGCGAGGATGAGACAAGAAGAAGAGCATAAATtagcagaggaaaagaggagactGGAGGAAAAAATCAGAATTGAAGAAGAGAAAGTTAGACAGGAGGAAAGGGCACAGgaagagaggagacgagaggagATGGTGAGAAGGCAAGAAAAAGAGCTTGAGGAAAAGAGGATATTAGAGGAACAAGAAAGGCaaaggaaggaagaggaaataattaaagagaaggaaaggagacaggaggaagagaaggcTAGGAGAGAAAGGGATGAATATGAGAGACTGgtagaggaaaagaggaaactagaggaggaagaaagtaaaaagattgaggaagaagaggaaaggagaagggtggaggaggagaagagggcaaaggaagaggagagggttAGGAGACAAGAAGAAGAGCGTGAAAAGTTAGCCGAGCAAAAGAGGATACTAGAAGAACAAGAAAGGAGGAGAATTGAGGACGAGGAAAAAAGGCAAAGGGCAGAGAGGATTagtaaagaggaggagaggaggagaaaagaagaggagaggattaggagacaagaaaaagaagaggtTGAGAGGTTGGctgaggagaagaggagacgagaggaagaagaaagaaggacTGAAGAAAGAGTTaaaagggaggaagaggaaaggattaggaaagaagaggaagagagaagacgagaggaagaggagagggttAGGAAGGAAAATGAAGAAATGGAGAGATtagcagaggagaagaggagactAGAGGAACAAGAAATGAAGCGtactgaggaagaggagagggctAGGAGGGAGGAGAAAGCTGAAAGGGAGAGTAAAGAAGAGCAGGCCAGGAAGCTggagaaagagaagtttgtaggagagaagaggagggaaaatGAAACCAAACACAAAGCTGCAGAGATGAAATCTAAAGTGGCCGTGGAGAGTCCTGCAGACGTCACTTCTACTAATCCATTCGATGAAAATTTGATTTCAAATAATCCCTTTGAGGAGATTCACAGCTCACCTGCTGGACCCGACAGCAGCACAGCAAAAGTCCCAACTGTCCGACAAAG GTGTCAATCTGCCGAGTCATCAGTGGGAAGCAAAACCGTTTCCACTGATGAAAAGGATCTTATTAGTTCTCAATGGGAAAAGCGGCCGGCTCCTCAGCCTCCAGGAAGGAATCAAGCTGAGAGGCAGAGTCAGAAGGAGCAGGACGGGACTACACCACATCTGGCAAAAATTAACAAGCACAGTAAAGGCAAAGATGTCAAAACCATCAGCGTTCTCCCTCAGCGCTCAGTGCAAATTATCGCTCCTGTGAGTAGGTCTCCCACAGAAACAAAGAACACCCAGAGCTTGCCGCAAAGTAGTACCACTGAAGGAACAACAAATGTAGCCAAACACAGTAAGCGTCCTGCACCATCTAGACCTCGTTCTGTGGAAGAAGGGCCGTCATCTGAACCCAAAACAGCCCTGTCTTCTGATGGCAAAATTTTCCATGAATGTGGCTCAGAGGCAAAACAACAGACGACTGTTTATGGCTTAAATCCATttgaagatgatgaagatgacaATGAGCTCACAGCCAATGATGATACCACAACCTCTGGTAAAACTGGTTCAGTACAAGGGCCTCCGGCTGTTTCACAAGGAGCCGATAAAGGCGCCGCctctcaaacaaaaataaaatcctcaAAAGTGGCCCGTGCTCCCCCACTTCCTACAACGAAAGCCGCCACTTCGAGCACTTTAATCAGCCAAAACACTGAAGAAAGCCATGTCCTAGATGAAACAGGCGTAATGGTACCTGATAACAGGATAACCGACGCATGTGTCCCTGAGTCTATCAGTCCTTTGCATGTACAAGAGTCCCCGTCTGCTGGAGAGGAGGCAAGCGGGAAGAAGGGGGGGCCTCCTACAGGTTCACGCAG GCTTCAACCTGTAAAACCCCTTAATCCTTTGGAACAGCAGTCTGTCTCAGTTGTTGGAGGGGAAAAAGATAACAAATCCACAGGAATCCTTTGTGGTGATCAGCAGAACACAAAg GCAAATGACACCGGGCCGAAAGGGCCGTACTCCCAGCTAACTCAGGAGGAACTCATCTCTCTGGTGCTTAAACAGAAAAAGCAGCtctcagagagagacaaaaagataTCAGAGCTGGAGCAGTACATTGACAACTTGCTTGTGCGTGTCATAGAAGAGCAACCGAGTATTCTCATGTCCATGAACTCTCTGAAGAAATCTGCCTAG